In Rhodothermales bacterium, the following are encoded in one genomic region:
- the rseP gene encoding RIP metalloprotease RseP produces the protein MEVVLSILSSIFWVLIAITILVFVHEMGHFLTAKWFKMRVDKFSVGFPPKIFSRQIGETEYVLGATPLGGYVKIAGMVDESMDTEFANSEPQPWEFRSKPVWQRIIVITAGVFFNVVLAVIIFSCLKFFYGEPYIPADRVEQVHVATGSPAHVMGLRTGDRVVSVSGKKLERFHDLDAIESILADPMTVTVLREGQELTFQGPDDIMTQLGRARPAGFGVTFTPSIIGGVSSGWSAAEAGLQPFDRVVGMGDEPVNFWAQMTELIQSSQGDSVLLRWSRPDSLFDASVDMPATTALLRHENGFRLYEAKIAPRLDDGDSKYKLGVFAPSYDVIAAAYGRVYEHFGLFGAINAGMRETWINASAIVTSLQRVFSGREDLRENLGGPVMVAKVTRQAAEAGAYYFWQIVAVLSITLAIMNILPIPVLDGGHLVFLIYEGITRREPSLKVRMWLQQIGMILLLLFMTFLVFNDILRL, from the coding sequence ATGGAAGTTGTACTCAGCATTCTTTCGTCCATTTTCTGGGTGTTGATCGCCATCACCATCCTCGTGTTTGTCCACGAGATGGGGCATTTCCTCACCGCGAAATGGTTCAAGATGCGGGTGGATAAGTTCTCCGTGGGCTTTCCGCCCAAAATTTTTAGCCGGCAGATCGGGGAGACAGAGTACGTGTTGGGTGCTACCCCGCTCGGGGGTTATGTGAAGATCGCGGGCATGGTGGACGAGAGCATGGATACCGAGTTCGCCAACTCGGAGCCGCAGCCCTGGGAGTTTCGTTCGAAACCCGTGTGGCAGCGCATCATTGTGATCACGGCCGGCGTCTTCTTTAATGTCGTCCTGGCGGTCATCATATTTTCGTGCCTCAAATTCTTTTACGGGGAGCCTTACATTCCCGCCGACCGGGTAGAACAGGTCCATGTGGCAACCGGGTCGCCGGCCCACGTTATGGGGTTGCGTACCGGCGATCGCGTGGTGAGCGTCAGCGGCAAGAAGCTGGAGCGGTTTCATGATCTCGACGCGATAGAGTCGATCCTGGCCGACCCGATGACGGTCACGGTGCTCCGTGAGGGCCAGGAGCTGACGTTTCAGGGCCCCGATGACATCATGACCCAGCTGGGTCGTGCCAGGCCGGCCGGTTTTGGGGTCACATTTACGCCGTCCATCATCGGGGGAGTCTCCTCGGGCTGGTCCGCCGCTGAAGCGGGTTTACAGCCGTTTGACCGGGTTGTGGGGATGGGGGATGAGCCGGTAAATTTCTGGGCACAGATGACCGAATTAATTCAAAGCTCGCAGGGAGACTCCGTCTTGCTGCGCTGGTCGCGTCCCGATTCGTTGTTCGATGCAAGCGTCGACATGCCGGCGACTACGGCATTGCTTCGCCATGAGAACGGGTTTCGCTTGTACGAGGCCAAGATCGCACCTCGCCTGGACGACGGCGACAGTAAGTATAAGCTCGGCGTTTTTGCGCCTTCGTACGATGTGATTGCCGCGGCGTATGGGCGGGTGTATGAGCACTTCGGGCTCTTCGGCGCTATCAACGCCGGCATGCGCGAGACCTGGATCAACGCCAGCGCCATCGTGACCAGCCTGCAACGGGTATTCTCCGGCCGGGAGGATCTGCGAGAGAATCTTGGAGGTCCGGTGATGGTCGCGAAAGTGACGCGCCAGGCCGCCGAGGCCGGGGCGTATTATTTCTGGCAGATCGTCGCGGTGCTTTCGATCACTCTGGCGATCATGAACATCCTGCCCATACCCGTGCTCGATGGCGGCCATTTGGTGTTCCTGATTTACGAGGGCATCACGCGCCGCGAGCCGTCGCTTAAAGTACGGATGTGGCTACAACAGATCGGGATGATCCTGTTGTTGCTGTTCATGACATTCCTTGTGTTTAACGACATCCTGCGCCTTTGA
- a CDS encoding tetratricopeptide repeat protein — MRMCTLLRVFFGLMLLAAAPAVRAQDIDSTLAARFQLADTYLRAGQFDRAISLLEDLYAVSPSTYVVYEKLREAYENVKRYDDAIRLIDERIATEQLPVVLVSQKARLYFLMGDEPRALATWDEAIALEPDKATAYRVVYQTLVEVRLFEHAVEVLEKGRTALNDPALFRMDLAYLFNLTGRHAEAMTEYLGLIEESDRQLSFVRSRLGRFLDQDGVLQTSLPVVEEAVRKTPLNRSFRDLLGWLYLEADRYDDALTTYRAIDRLEQENGNVLFSFAQQAADAGAFGVASEAYREVLKRHPDSPAAADAQFGLGDMLQKQAEDLGERAVDDAGSRRPAPHYDEALAAYQHFLKTYPTHPYYPEVLGRLGRLQLDVFFDLPAAEQAYAEVTAIYANTEVADQAAFDIGRIALMRGDLDQARLVFAKLVERLRIGELAELARYELAMLHFYQGEFESALTISAPMNENTSTDIANDAIELKVVLIENKGPDSLNAPLRLYARSALALRQRHFDVALAALDSLLQNFGSHPLADEARFGRAQALRQAGRANDALAALLEFPLIHPTSHLTDRSLFEAADIYELELGQSDLAAAAYTRLLTDYPGSLLVPRARERIRFLRGDEL; from the coding sequence ATGCGAATGTGTACCCTCCTCAGGGTTTTCTTCGGGCTGATGCTCCTCGCCGCGGCGCCGGCTGTACGTGCGCAGGACATCGATAGTACGCTCGCGGCGCGGTTCCAGCTGGCCGATACCTATCTGCGGGCCGGCCAGTTCGATCGGGCCATTTCGCTGCTCGAGGACCTGTACGCCGTCAGCCCTTCGACCTACGTCGTCTACGAGAAGTTGAGGGAGGCCTACGAAAACGTCAAACGGTATGACGATGCGATCCGCCTCATCGACGAGCGCATCGCCACCGAGCAACTTCCCGTCGTCCTCGTCTCGCAGAAGGCCCGACTCTATTTTCTAATGGGCGATGAGCCCCGCGCGCTTGCTACGTGGGATGAAGCCATTGCTCTCGAGCCGGATAAGGCCACCGCCTACCGTGTCGTCTACCAGACCCTCGTCGAGGTGCGTCTCTTTGAACACGCCGTCGAGGTGCTTGAAAAAGGGCGTACCGCGCTGAACGATCCGGCGCTCTTCCGTATGGATCTGGCGTATTTATTTAACCTGACCGGCCGCCACGCGGAGGCGATGACCGAGTACCTCGGGTTGATAGAAGAAAGCGATCGGCAGCTCAGCTTTGTCCGCAGTCGGCTGGGCCGGTTTCTGGACCAGGATGGGGTGCTCCAGACCAGCCTCCCCGTCGTCGAAGAAGCCGTTCGCAAGACGCCCCTAAACCGGTCGTTTCGTGATCTCCTGGGCTGGCTCTACCTCGAGGCCGACCGGTACGATGATGCGCTCACGACCTACCGCGCCATCGACCGGTTGGAACAGGAAAACGGCAACGTCCTTTTTAGCTTCGCCCAGCAAGCCGCCGATGCCGGCGCCTTTGGCGTTGCCTCCGAAGCCTACCGCGAAGTCCTCAAGCGCCATCCAGATTCACCCGCTGCGGCCGATGCCCAGTTCGGCCTGGGCGACATGTTACAGAAGCAGGCGGAAGACCTTGGCGAACGCGCGGTGGACGATGCAGGCAGTCGCCGGCCTGCGCCTCACTACGACGAAGCCCTGGCCGCCTACCAGCACTTTCTAAAGACCTATCCCACGCACCCCTATTATCCAGAGGTGCTCGGCCGCCTTGGACGGCTCCAACTCGATGTCTTCTTCGATCTGCCGGCCGCCGAACAGGCCTACGCGGAGGTAACCGCCATCTATGCCAATACGGAGGTGGCCGATCAGGCCGCCTTCGATATCGGGCGCATCGCCCTCATGCGGGGCGACCTCGACCAGGCCCGCCTCGTCTTCGCCAAACTCGTGGAACGCCTTCGCATCGGTGAACTCGCCGAGCTGGCCCGGTACGAGCTGGCGATGCTGCACTTCTACCAGGGCGAGTTTGAATCGGCCCTGACCATTTCGGCGCCGATGAATGAAAACACGTCGACCGATATCGCTAACGACGCCATCGAATTAAAAGTGGTCCTGATCGAAAACAAGGGCCCGGATTCACTCAACGCGCCGCTTCGGCTGTATGCCCGTTCCGCCCTGGCCCTCCGCCAGCGGCACTTCGACGTCGCTCTGGCCGCGCTCGACTCACTCCTGCAGAACTTCGGCTCCCACCCCCTGGCCGATGAGGCCCGCTTCGGGCGCGCACAGGCGCTTCGCCAGGCCGGCCGAGCGAACGACGCACTCGCCGCGCTGCTCGAATTCCCACTCATCCATCCCACGAGTCACCTGACCGACCGCAGCCTGTTCGAGGCCGCCGACATCTACGAATTAGAACTCGGCCAGTCCGACCTCGCCGCCGCGGCCTACACCCGCCTGCTGACCGACTATCCAGGCTCGTTGCTCGTGCCCCGCGCCCGGGAACGGATCCGATTCCTACGCGGTGACGAGCTCTGA
- a CDS encoding 1-deoxy-D-xylulose-5-phosphate reductoisomerase translates to MNRPDARPAPTRRDANKGPVQRLAVLGATGSIGTQTLDVVRLFPEKFKVVALAAYRNIDRLYDQAIEFRPACVAVGDAACAAVLQQRLAGTGIVVVHGREGLREAACWPEVDVVMAAIVGFAGLESVIAGIEAGRTIALANKETLVVAGARVNALLAARGGRMVPVDSEHSAIFQCLVGEPALAVESITLTASGGPFRTRPAGTFAGITREEALQHPNWAMGSKITIDSATMMNKGLEVIEAHWLFHLAPDRIDVLVHPQSIVHSMVTFADGSTKAQMGQPDMKVPIQYALSYPDRWPAPHPRIDWGRAGRLDFERPDRLKFPCLDLAYEALRRGGAAPAVLNAANEAAVGLFLQERIRFIDIPNAIEKALAVFETPADPSIEDLVAIDQAVRARIEELYGAPAY, encoded by the coding sequence ATGAATCGTCCTGACGCGCGACCTGCTCCAACACGACGTGATGCAAATAAAGGGCCTGTTCAACGGCTTGCCGTACTGGGGGCGACCGGCTCGATCGGTACGCAAACGCTAGACGTTGTACGGCTATTCCCGGAAAAGTTCAAGGTTGTCGCCCTCGCGGCGTATCGTAATATTGATCGATTGTATGACCAGGCGATCGAGTTCCGGCCGGCCTGTGTGGCCGTCGGGGATGCCGCCTGCGCGGCGGTATTGCAGCAGCGATTGGCGGGAACAGGGATCGTGGTGGTGCACGGGAGGGAAGGCCTGCGCGAGGCGGCGTGCTGGCCGGAGGTGGACGTCGTGATGGCGGCGATCGTGGGGTTCGCCGGGCTGGAATCCGTCATCGCCGGCATCGAAGCCGGCCGGACGATCGCACTGGCGAACAAAGAGACGCTGGTGGTGGCCGGTGCGCGCGTTAATGCTCTTTTGGCCGCTCGGGGAGGACGGATGGTGCCTGTGGATAGCGAGCATTCGGCGATTTTTCAATGTCTGGTCGGCGAGCCGGCGCTGGCCGTGGAATCCATCACGCTGACGGCTTCCGGCGGGCCGTTTCGGACACGGCCGGCAGGCACATTCGCCGGCATCACGCGTGAGGAAGCGCTCCAGCATCCAAACTGGGCGATGGGAAGTAAGATCACCATCGATTCCGCTACGATGATGAACAAGGGGCTGGAAGTGATCGAGGCGCACTGGCTCTTTCATCTGGCTCCGGATCGGATCGACGTTCTCGTTCACCCGCAATCGATCGTCCATTCGATGGTGACCTTCGCGGACGGGAGCACGAAGGCGCAGATGGGGCAGCCGGACATGAAGGTGCCCATCCAGTACGCGTTAAGTTACCCGGACCGGTGGCCGGCGCCGCATCCTCGGATCGATTGGGGCCGGGCCGGACGGCTCGATTTTGAGCGACCGGATCGGCTCAAATTCCCCTGCCTGGATCTGGCATATGAGGCCCTGCGGCGTGGCGGCGCCGCGCCGGCGGTGCTGAATGCCGCCAACGAGGCGGCCGTCGGGCTCTTCCTCCAGGAGCGCATCCGCTTTATCGATATCCCGAACGCGATCGAAAAGGCGCTTGCCGTCTTCGAGACCCCGGCAGACCCCTCCATCGAGGATCTGGTGGCGATCGACCAGGCGGTGCGTGCGCGCATCGAGGAACTCTACGGCGCTCCCGCCTATTGA
- a CDS encoding isoprenyl transferase — protein MHVPSPSVEGIPASDAALQASLKAQGAIPRHVAIIMDGNGRWAKSRGKMRVTGHYEGVESVRDVTEACAQLGVQYLTLYAFSTENWNRPPSEVDALMTLLIHTIRREKKTLIDNKVLLRAIGDIEALPAACVNVLEESQAENPADYRMILTLALSYSGRWDILHAVRELARQARDGEIDPEAIDDALFSRRLSTGAYPDPDLLIRTGGELRVSNFLLWQIAYAEMYLTEAFWPDFRRRQLYEAIASYQQRDRRFGRVDL, from the coding sequence GTGCACGTTCCATCCCCCAGTGTTGAAGGCATTCCCGCCAGTGATGCTGCCCTGCAGGCGTCGCTGAAGGCCCAGGGAGCCATCCCTCGCCACGTGGCGATCATCATGGACGGCAATGGACGCTGGGCGAAAAGCCGGGGCAAGATGCGCGTGACAGGGCACTACGAGGGTGTGGAGTCCGTGCGAGATGTTACAGAAGCCTGTGCGCAGCTGGGCGTGCAATACCTCACTCTGTACGCATTCAGCACCGAAAACTGGAACCGCCCGCCCAGCGAAGTCGACGCCTTGATGACGCTCCTGATCCATACGATCCGGCGGGAGAAAAAAACGTTGATCGACAACAAAGTACTGTTACGCGCGATTGGCGATATCGAGGCCCTGCCGGCGGCCTGCGTAAACGTCTTGGAGGAGTCTCAGGCCGAGAATCCGGCCGATTACCGGATGATCCTCACGCTGGCCCTGTCGTACAGCGGTCGGTGGGACATCCTGCATGCCGTACGCGAGTTAGCCCGCCAGGCGCGCGACGGCGAGATCGATCCCGAGGCCATCGACGATGCCTTATTCAGCCGGCGCCTGAGCACGGGCGCGTATCCGGATCCCGACCTGCTCATTCGCACCGGGGGAGAGCTTCGTGTGTCTAACTTCCTGCTCTGGCAGATTGCCTACGCCGAGATGTATCTCACCGAGGCCTTCTGGCCGGATTTCCGTCGTCGCCAGTTGTACGAGGCCATTGCGAGCTACCAGCAGCGCGACCGACGATTCGGGCGGGTAGACCTGTAA